The Ananas comosus cultivar F153 linkage group 20, ASM154086v1, whole genome shotgun sequence region CTAATTTCAACAGCAAGCTTTGTCAGAATGGATCTTTTCCGATTTATAAAAACTGAGAATGGCCCCAAGTGAGGTAAAATTTTATACGCAGATCGCCCGACTTTTCAAAACATACCAAGGTCCCTAACTTTTTGTCATTTCGTACAAATCCCTCGCCTTTTTAGGTTATTCTTTCATAGAAATCCCTACTGAGCATCTTTCAGTAGAGACTTGTAACATTCTGTTATCTGCCGCCCCTTTTTTGTGTGTTCACTCGTGTAAACTTTCATATGAAgatcccttttttcttttcttttttttacataaagTTTGCACGGATAATATGTAATCAAGAGAGAAGTTATCACTGCCCATTAAAAGATGCTCAGTAAGAATCTTTTACGAAAGGAAATTTCAAAACTACAGAATTTAAACGGAAAGATGGAAAGCCggtttttcttgaaatttttttcaacaGTCGGGGGCCTGCTTACAAGTTACCAGTGTCGAGCTGGAGAGAATCTCAGTCGCGTTTCACAGCCTTTGCTAGATAAGCTCTCACAGCAATCACTGCAATATAGGAAGTAATCGTAATGCTCATTCCACCGACGAGGATTATACGGTCATAAGTCGCACTCTGCACTCTATAAACCCTAAGGCCGATTGTGTTCCAAAAGCTTTCCGTCCATATAGGGTCTACTGCTCCCATAGGATCGGAAGAATTTGGGGGCAGGACATGCCACCAGTTGTCTTCGAACTTAAGCCTGGTTGAATAGGCTGGAACGTACCTGAAATAGTGAAAAATTGGTCTTACAAACCGTCAAGGGACCAACTTCATACTAAACCCTGATTTAACCCTAAAACTATTTTGGCAGGGGGCGGGAGAAAACAAGAGAAAgcacaaaaagaaagaaatgacaGGAAGGTCCTTCTGTCAACTCTAATCTTTAACTACCAGAATTGTCAGAGTAAAAGCCAACGATTGCATTAAACAATAAAATGgcagagaagaaaaaaaaagaaattacctGGTTGTAGATTTAACGCATCGGCCTTTGCCCTCAATTTCCACGCCAATACATATCTCACCTACATTACTGCACTCTCCCGCACATGAACTCGAAGTATCCCTCTTAATAGAAGTTCTGTCTGCCAAGAAGTTCCAGACAAATCTAGAAGTATCATCGGCGTATTGAGGAAATTGTGTGTCAGGGGGCGAGTCGAGGAATACACCAACATAGTGACACGGGCAAATGTTGCTTGGAGAAATGTATTTTCTTACTATGCCACATGATAGACCCGGTTCACAAGTCAATAGGCATCCTATTAATTCATCGACCAATGAGACATTGACTTTTATAGAGTTCAGTGCCATGAGATTCAGCGGCAAGTCACCGGCTGTAAGAACGTATAAAGAACGGGCCACTAGAGCGGCCGCAGCTGCTATTGATGAAGAGTTGATGTTTGctgcattttaaaattatcacaTTATTGTGAAATTTAAAGGAAATACTGATTTGGTATAATGTCAATGATTGATGGATTACGAAGTTACATGGATCATCAAGATGGCTATGGTAAAATCTGTTGATGAAAGAAGAATCAAAGTCCTCCAACACAACTCCAGAAGTAGACGAGCTCTGGTAAGAGAGTCAATATTAAGGACATACtgaaaatagtataaataaagCTATTTATCAGTTAGTACTAAAAAAGATCTCAGTTAGACCAACCTTTCTAAGAAAAGTCATAAGTGAAGATGGCGGAATACCGGGATTTGATGTGTCTGCAGTTTTGACTTTGACATTGTCTGAACCAAGTGATATGCTGGCACTTTGGAGGGCACTAAGAATTTCTTTCGTGAGAGATGATTTCTACAGAAGCAACAAATGGGATTCTCAATCACTTAAAAGCCTCCAACCATTCATCAACAATAGTTCATTCCAGTAACATAATTATATTGCGTACATAACATGCTAGTGTTCTTGGGCCAGTAAATACATCTTTTATATTTCTTTCTCAACAATTGCCCTTTTCTATCATAATCCAACTATGCATATTTACTGAGTCATCTCTTTAATTCATGTTTCTCTTAATTCCAATTTATCAGGCTATGGATCTGGAGATTTAAGaaatataaatgattaataCAGTTATTTAGCactcattataaaataaatgtcTAATAATATCCCTAACGCAAAGAGATATATTAGGTAAAATGTAGAATTTACTTTAAAAGAAAAGTTCATTTATAATAACATATTACTGTGTAAATTGGAAAAATTCTTAGCGGCCAGAATATGGCATACTCACCCCTCCTGCGTGTGCATAAAATGTTGTACCCCCTTGAACTAAGCCCTTGCCAACTGAACCAACCTCAAGTACCTAAACAAAATTAAAGAGGAAAAAGTTATTTccaaaatagataaataaaatatgaaaatcatACTAATAAGGAAGCAGATAGATATCTGATAAGAGAAGAGACCAAAGGATGCAACCACTGTCGAAATAATCAATACAGAATTACTCAACAAGTAAAATTTCTTTTGCCAATGGAACACAGAAAACCAATTTAAAGAAGAACAATGATCACTCGTATACAAATCTATTTTAAGAACTGTTCATCcatgtataatattttattatttatcgcTTCAAGAAGCTTGAGTGGGATCCCATTTTAAGGCCTAAGCAAAAAAGCACAGGCAGAAGCACTGATCTTAAAAGCATCATCCCGGTCTAGAGTGTTGCAAATTTACTTGCGAGTTCATCCATTAAAATTTGCAACAGAGAAAGCACAACTTGATGGAATTTACCTTCAAAAAGGCACTTGTTAGGTTTACACACTCAAAagggtaaaaataaaatttgaaattacaaatGTTCGCATTAATTACTACCTGCTCAACCAATGTGTTGTTAAGGCCATTCACCGAATCTGTACCCATCTCTAATTCCTGTAAAAATTTTCGGCTACCGAGATAACCCCATGCCTCTCCTGTGAAAACTGCAAAAACAAGCtgcatatagatatatatagcattaaacTTCGATAGCAGAAACATAAAATGTTTGAAAACTGGGTAAAAGAATCATAGAGAATTACACATCATACTACCATCATTATactgagaaaaataaaatgtcaTGCAACTAACAACGTAGCTCTAAGAGCTACATTGTCCAttaaatctttatatttttatggtCATTCACCTGTTAATAACTATAAACAACGTAGTATAGTTTTATACACCTCACATGTTTCATCAATAAGCTGCCTAAACCTACTAAGGCAAATCAACATATTACTTGGCCTTACCATTCACTACTATAGGACTAATCAGAAGTCGGCAAGTATTGAAATATTTACAACAATGTaaagaatattttcttttaaatgcaTCTCTATGTAATGGGTGGTGAACACAATGTGATTAATCAACTATAACAGCCTTAGATTTCCAAAAGTACAAACCAATTATGAATGATGCTATAACTATGAACTTACAAGACACACCGACAAACTAGTCCATTGAGGTATACAGATGGCTACTAACAGATGTGaagaaaatctaatagcaaggaagataaataaagtttaatttcttACATATTTATCCTTGTAAAAACACCGcttttaaaaacttattttaataCAAAACAAACAAACTCCCATGAATTTGGATTATTGGATGATCCCCAACTTAAAATACAGGTATTTTTGTAACAAACTGCACTTTCAAGGAGCACATAATATATATCTGTTTTAcaggattatatatataaataatgacTCTGCAACAGGGTATATGTAAAATAACAAACTGTGATCATATATACCTGTTTTTTAAGCTTATCTAGACCCTCAACATTAGAAAGAGCGTCAACTGCAGTCAGCAAAGCAATCAACCCCTGAACAATCAAAAATTAATCCTTGTAGTCCTCAAGCAATAAGTCAAAAGTGACCAATAAAATAAGTACTTCGATACAATTAACTTACAGATATGGGAGAATCAGCTCCGAGGCTGCGATCACGAAAAAATGATGCAGAATCCAGGGATGCAATGGCCATTACTACAGGTTTGAGCGGTTTCATCAATGAAGCATTGATTGGCGGTAGCGAAGACCATACACTGCCCTTGAGGTGTCAGAATCAATGAACAGGAATAAAGAAGTTGCAAGCAGTTAAGCTTCAACATGCTTTATCAGAATGTTTTGACTTCTTATTacccaaataaaagaaattgaaattAATTGACTCAAATCCTCAATAGCAAGTCTAATATAACTATTATATTTCCCAATGTCAAATGAGACAGACAAAGATGTTCAAAGAAAAGTACTACCCAAACTGCAGAAGGATAAGATGTACGGATAGTCCCTTATTATCCCAATATTGTGACTTGGTTCTTGAACTTTTCAGATAAAAATTTAGTTCCTGAACTTTCTTGGATATTTCAATTTCATCTCCCGCTGAAAATATAATCCAACTCCTTCCTATAAATGACCATTTTAACAATTTTCTAAATCATTAATAGGCTAACGTATTTTCAGATTATTTTTTGTGGCCAAGGATGGAATTTCAATATAT contains the following coding sequences:
- the LOC109725738 gene encoding nicastrin, translated to MAPRSLLGALSLSLLLGLLHFSIPGAIGTLESVPDLEKAMYLNMESFPCVRLLNLSGEIGCANPGNEKIIAPIVRFGNNHDQLDRSSAVFLPLELMQSFFQRVSSDLEFSKKVAGVLVESSGQQNNSFGFSPVEKFPQADFAPYKNHSYEWNPVGSGIMWNRYNFPVFLLSAQSTLILQEIANNDAESNNKYPAHVAEFDLVMQTTKVGTHDSESCLKEQSCLPLGGYSVWSSLPPINASLMKPLKPVVMAIASLDSASFFRDRSLGADSPISGLIALLTAVDALSNVEGLDKLKKQLVFAVFTGEAWGYLGSRKFLQELEMGTDSVNGLNNTLVEQVLEVGSVGKGLVQGGTTFYAHAGGKSSLTKEILSALQSASISLGSDNVKVKTADTSNPGIPPSSLMTFLRKSSSTSGVVLEDFDSSFINRFYHSHLDDPSNINSSSIAAAAALVARSLYVLTAGDLPLNLMALNSIKVNVSLVDELIGCLLTCEPGLSCGIVRKYISPSNICPCHYVGVFLDSPPDTQFPQYADDTSRFVWNFLADRTSIKRDTSSSCAGECSNVGEICIGVEIEGKGRCVKSTTRYVPAYSTRLKFEDNWWHVLPPNSSDPMGAVDPIWTESFWNTIGLRVYRVQSATYDRIILVGGMSITITSYIAVIAVRAYLAKAVKRD